From Sodalis glossinidius str. 'morsitans', the proteins below share one genomic window:
- the ppiA gene encoding peptidylprolyl isomerase A, giving the protein MLKRSLATATTLLALTFCSAGAYAAAQDSHVLLTTSAGNIELELDSAKAPVSVNNFVQYVNSGFYNNTIFHRVIPGFMIQGGGFNQDMSQKPTQAPIKNEADNGLRNTRGTIAMARTADKDSATSQFFINVADNAFLDHGQRDFGYAVFGKVVKGIEVADKIAQVPTKNEGPYQNVPVEPIVILSAKVLP; this is encoded by the coding sequence ATGCTCAAACGCTCTCTGGCGACCGCTACTACCCTGCTTGCCCTGACATTTTGCTCTGCGGGTGCGTATGCCGCGGCACAGGACTCTCATGTGCTGTTGACCACTTCGGCGGGTAATATCGAGCTGGAATTGGACAGCGCCAAAGCGCCGGTTTCGGTAAACAACTTTGTGCAATACGTGAACAGCGGGTTTTATAACAACACCATTTTCCACCGCGTGATCCCCGGTTTTATGATCCAGGGTGGCGGTTTCAACCAGGACATGTCGCAAAAGCCCACCCAGGCGCCAATCAAAAATGAAGCCGACAATGGCCTGCGCAACACCCGCGGCACCATCGCCATGGCGCGAACCGCCGATAAAGATAGCGCGACCAGCCAATTCTTTATCAACGTGGCGGACAATGCTTTCCTCGATCACGGCCAGCGCGATTTCGGCTATGCCGTGTTCGGCAAGGTGGTGAAAGGGATCGAGGTGGCGGATAAAATTGCCCAGGTGCCCACCAAGAATGAGGGGCCATACCAGAACGTGCCGGTTGAGCCGATTGTCATTCTCTCTGCCAAAGTG
- a CDS encoding DUF1127 domain-containing protein has product MMKTPPKYCTASLMAQSDHAVCPAALGRSGFVRRIWARLRRWLLYRRDKRILLGLSDDQLRDIGLTRDDIHRDNETLHSRWSTRRR; this is encoded by the coding sequence ATGATGAAAACGCCACCAAAATACTGTACCGCCTCACTAATGGCGCAATCCGACCATGCCGTTTGCCCGGCCGCCCTGGGTCGGTCAGGCTTTGTGCGCCGCATCTGGGCGCGGCTCCGCCGCTGGCTGCTCTACCGGCGCGACAAACGTATCCTGCTCGGCCTCAGTGACGACCAGCTACGGGACATCGGGTTGACACGCGACGACATTCATCGCGACAACGAGACGCTACACTCGCGCTGGAGCACCCGTCGGCGCTAA
- the trpS gene encoding tryptophan--tRNA ligase, translating to MSKPIVFSGAQPSGELTIGNYMGALRQWVSMQDEYDCIYCIVDLHAITARQDAQQLRKATLDVLALYLACGIDPAKSTVFIQSHVPEHSQLGWLLNCYTYFGELSRMTQFKDKSARYAENINAGLFDYPVLMAADILLYQTNQVPVGEDQKQHLELSRDIAKRFNALYGEIFTIPEPFIPKSGARVMSLLDPLKKMSKSDDNRNNVITLLEDPKSVVKKLKRAVTDSDEPPVVRYDPVAKPGVSNLLDILSGVTGTPVAELEQAFAGKMYGHLKSAVADAVSEMLTALQARYHALCADEAYLNQVLRDGAEKARAQASVTLAKVYEAVGFVAKP from the coding sequence ATGAGTAAGCCCATCGTATTCAGCGGCGCGCAGCCGTCAGGGGAACTGACTATTGGCAACTATATGGGTGCGCTGCGTCAGTGGGTCAGCATGCAGGACGAGTATGACTGTATTTATTGCATCGTCGACCTACATGCCATTACCGCCCGTCAGGATGCCCAGCAGCTGCGTAAGGCAACGCTGGACGTTCTGGCGCTGTATCTGGCCTGCGGTATCGATCCGGCTAAAAGTACGGTTTTCATTCAGTCGCATGTGCCGGAGCATAGCCAACTGGGCTGGTTGCTGAACTGTTATACCTATTTTGGTGAACTGAGCCGGATGACCCAGTTCAAGGATAAATCGGCCCGTTACGCCGAAAATATCAATGCCGGGCTGTTTGATTACCCGGTGCTGATGGCGGCAGACATTCTGCTTTATCAGACCAACCAGGTGCCGGTCGGGGAGGATCAGAAACAGCATTTGGAGCTGAGCCGCGATATCGCCAAACGGTTTAACGCGCTGTATGGCGAGATCTTCACCATTCCTGAACCGTTTATTCCCAAATCCGGCGCGCGCGTGATGTCGTTGCTGGATCCTTTGAAAAAGATGTCGAAATCCGATGACAACCGTAATAACGTCATCACCCTGCTGGAAGATCCCAAATCCGTAGTCAAGAAGCTTAAACGGGCGGTAACCGACTCCGATGAACCGCCGGTGGTGCGCTATGATCCTGTGGCCAAACCCGGCGTCTCCAACTTGCTGGATATTTTATCCGGCGTGACCGGTACGCCGGTGGCGGAACTGGAACAGGCGTTTGCCGGAAAAATGTACGGCCATCTGAAATCCGCCGTGGCCGATGCGGTGTCGGAAATGCTGACCGCGTTACAGGCTCGTTACCACGCCCTGTGCGCCGACGAAGCTTATTTGAATCAAGTGTTACGGGACGGGGCGGAAAAAGCCCGCGCTCAAGCCAGCGTGACCTTGGCCAAGGTCTATGAAGCCGTCGGCTTTGTCGCCAAACCCTGA
- the rpe gene encoding ribulose-phosphate 3-epimerase, which yields MKNYLIAPSILSADFARLGGDTARVLAAGADVVHFDVMDNHYVPNLTMGPMVLKALRNYGITAPIDVHLMVKPVDRLIPDFAAAGASYITFHPEASQHVDRSLQLIKEHGCKAGLVFNPATPLSCLEYVMDKLDVILLMSVNPGFGGQSFLPSTLDKLRQARQIIDRSGRDIRLEVDGGVKVDNIGAIAAAGADMFVAGSAIFSQPDYRPVIDAMRQALAGAAGNA from the coding sequence ATGAAAAACTATTTAATCGCTCCTTCCATCCTTTCCGCGGATTTTGCCCGCCTGGGTGGAGATACTGCCCGGGTGTTAGCCGCCGGGGCGGACGTGGTGCATTTTGATGTGATGGATAATCATTATGTTCCGAATCTCACCATGGGGCCGATGGTGCTTAAAGCGCTGCGTAACTATGGCATTACCGCCCCCATTGACGTGCATTTGATGGTAAAGCCGGTCGATCGCCTGATCCCGGATTTTGCCGCCGCCGGCGCCAGTTACATTACCTTCCACCCGGAGGCGTCGCAGCATGTTGACCGCTCACTGCAGCTCATCAAGGAGCACGGCTGCAAAGCCGGGCTGGTCTTCAATCCCGCCACGCCGCTAAGCTGCCTTGAGTATGTGATGGATAAACTTGATGTCATTTTGCTGATGTCGGTCAACCCCGGTTTTGGAGGCCAGTCTTTCCTGCCTTCGACCCTGGATAAATTGCGCCAGGCGCGTCAGATTATCGATCGCAGCGGCAGGGATATCCGGCTTGAGGTGGACGGCGGCGTCAAAGTGGACAACATCGGCGCTATCGCCGCCGCGGGCGCCGATATGTTCGTTGCCGGCTCTGCTATATTCAGCCAGCCGGATTACCGACCCGTTATCGACGCCATGCGTCAGGCATTAGCGGGAGCGGCGGGGAATGCGTGA
- the dam gene encoding adenine-specific DNA-methyltransferase yields MKKNRAFLKWAGGKYPLIEDIRRHLPEGDCLIEPFVGAGSVFLNTDYDRYILADINSDLINLFNIVKERPNDFIRDARALFAADANISEVYYLLRSEFNLCTDAHRRAVLFLYLNRHCYNGLCRYNLRGEFNVPFGRYKKPYFPELELHRFAEKASRAMFVCEHYQQTLSRAVPGSVVYCDPPYVPLSTTANFTAYHTNSFSLTEQKNLARLASKLARESRIPVLISNHDTALTRQWYGDAVLHHVTARRTISSNIFGRSSVNELLALYL; encoded by the coding sequence ATGAAGAAGAACCGCGCATTTTTGAAATGGGCCGGCGGCAAGTATCCGCTGATTGAGGATATTCGCCGTCACCTGCCGGAGGGTGATTGTTTAATAGAGCCTTTTGTCGGCGCCGGTTCGGTGTTTCTCAATACCGATTACGACCGATACATCCTCGCCGATATCAACAGTGATCTCATCAATCTGTTCAATATCGTTAAAGAGCGCCCGAACGATTTTATCCGCGATGCCCGGGCTTTATTTGCCGCCGACGCCAACATCTCTGAGGTGTACTACCTGCTGCGCAGCGAGTTTAATCTCTGCACGGACGCCCATCGGCGCGCAGTGCTGTTTCTATATCTCAACCGGCATTGCTACAACGGTCTGTGCCGATATAACCTGAGAGGTGAGTTCAACGTTCCTTTCGGCCGCTATAAAAAGCCGTACTTTCCGGAGTTGGAACTGCACCGGTTCGCCGAGAAGGCCAGTCGGGCGATGTTTGTTTGCGAGCACTACCAACAAACGCTATCCCGCGCCGTACCGGGTTCGGTGGTATATTGTGATCCGCCTTATGTGCCGCTCTCGACCACCGCAAACTTTACGGCATACCATACCAACAGTTTTAGTCTGACCGAGCAGAAGAACCTGGCGCGCCTCGCCAGCAAGCTGGCTCGTGAAAGCCGGATACCGGTTCTGATTTCCAATCACGATACCGCGCTGACCCGGCAATGGTATGGCGATGCGGTGCTGCATCATGTCACGGCACGCCGCACCATCAGCAGCAATATTTTCGGGCGCAGCAGCGTGAATGAACTGCTGGCGTTATATCTCTGA
- a CDS encoding SPOR domain-containing protein: MDEFKSEDELRPDSSDRRPPRQRKRPTVPKVPVSRQHLMIGIGILVLLLLVISIGSALKSPSRTDSGHQGADNNGQRNIDLSGSDAGPSSPGATAPTANNAQNGAPVTTPSGQQRVELPGNMADALSQQGSQVNGGTAQMNGQGPVSTLPTAARWEPKQTPMVPSADRQTARPPKAAASSRAPAPSASSTSSGGAAGSIQSAPAGYYTLQLSSASQPATLNAYARQQQLSHYWVYQTRRDGKPWYVLVNGVYPSLSQAKNAVAKLPADVQAKKPWARQIGQVKKDQNN; encoded by the coding sequence GACCTACCGTGCCGAAAGTACCTGTATCCAGACAGCATTTGATGATAGGTATCGGTATTTTGGTGCTGCTGTTGCTGGTGATAAGTATTGGTTCAGCGCTGAAATCTCCGTCCCGAACCGATTCAGGCCACCAGGGCGCGGACAATAACGGTCAGCGTAATATCGATCTCTCCGGCTCCGACGCGGGTCCGTCTTCGCCTGGCGCTACCGCGCCGACAGCAAACAACGCACAGAACGGCGCGCCGGTGACTACGCCGAGCGGACAGCAACGCGTGGAATTACCGGGCAACATGGCCGATGCCTTGTCGCAGCAGGGAAGCCAGGTCAACGGCGGGACCGCACAAATGAACGGCCAAGGGCCGGTTTCCACCTTGCCCACCGCTGCCCGCTGGGAGCCGAAACAAACGCCGATGGTGCCGAGTGCCGACCGCCAGACCGCCAGACCGCCAAAAGCGGCTGCGAGCTCTCGCGCCCCTGCGCCGTCCGCTTCTTCCACGTCCAGTGGGGGCGCCGCGGGTTCGATACAGTCTGCGCCCGCCGGTTATTACACGCTACAGTTGAGTAGCGCTTCGCAGCCGGCGACGCTCAACGCCTATGCGCGTCAACAGCAGCTGAGCCATTACTGGGTTTATCAGACCCGCCGCGACGGCAAGCCTTGGTACGTGTTGGTAAACGGGGTTTATCCTTCGCTATCGCAGGCCAAAAACGCGGTGGCAAAATTGCCCGCCGATGTACAGGCTAAAAAGCCCTGGGCGCGGCAAATTGGTCAGGTTAAAAAGGACCAAAATAATTAA